Proteins encoded within one genomic window of Pedobacter africanus:
- a CDS encoding DUF5689 domain-containing protein — translation MNSIVMEKIFKKSFILAALFSVFMGCKRDSDYIAGTPSQFISNFDLRKLYRGEDVTLNAENMRGASVVAGQVVSDHSGNNLPEGLLLLQNKRIVGNAIDSIRGIAIDIGAAARNYVPGDSVHVKIDGGVLKRVNGILEIVGKSGTDVTKVASNRPMMIRRGFANLILSQPELYESTFVNVWKGTYNPSLVPTEKIAGDKVLNDGTADIILHTEANATFANLVPPYMANYRGTVLTALENGKLVGKHRLRTAADIYTLSATPDVPEFIITGFINDPEGSDTNAEYIQCRATTNINFATTKFTIVTTNNAGASVPIGVPVEGWATGQVRTYKLELTSGTVSRGEIFYVGASNKLINGPSSTSIASAKWIRSAAYNVASPFFNSTNTTRGNSTTNLLANSGNAYGMAAFRGISIDKNSVPMDVVFVHNGGTLYDAANGGTGYRIGNTDVYDVIDHNSNRPTPFYLSGSNTSRFAYQPNAGAPDGSGQGYFYALGGTFNLTLGKWTKARSNVHIKLTKTSLIEEIQTTNATEMVGL, via the coding sequence ATGAATAGCATAGTTATGGAAAAGATATTTAAAAAATCGTTCATTCTGGCAGCACTTTTTTCAGTGTTTATGGGATGTAAACGGGACAGCGACTATATTGCTGGTACACCCAGTCAGTTCATTTCGAATTTTGACTTGCGTAAACTTTACAGAGGCGAAGATGTGACACTCAATGCTGAAAATATGAGAGGAGCGAGCGTAGTAGCTGGGCAGGTTGTTTCAGATCATTCCGGTAATAACCTGCCTGAAGGTCTGCTCCTGCTTCAAAACAAGAGGATTGTGGGTAATGCTATAGACTCTATCCGTGGTATAGCCATTGATATTGGTGCTGCTGCTAGGAATTATGTACCTGGAGATTCAGTGCATGTAAAAATTGACGGTGGAGTCTTGAAAAGGGTAAATGGTATCCTGGAAATTGTTGGCAAGAGCGGCACTGATGTAACTAAAGTTGCATCGAACAGGCCTATGATGATCAGACGGGGATTTGCCAATCTGATCCTGAGCCAGCCGGAGCTGTATGAATCAACATTTGTAAACGTATGGAAAGGTACCTATAATCCAAGCCTGGTACCAACAGAGAAAATAGCGGGCGATAAAGTCTTAAATGACGGTACGGCAGATATTATCCTTCATACAGAAGCCAATGCCACTTTTGCAAATCTTGTTCCGCCTTATATGGCCAACTACAGGGGAACGGTACTGACTGCTCTTGAAAATGGAAAGCTGGTCGGTAAGCACCGTTTGCGTACGGCTGCTGATATTTATACATTAAGTGCAACACCTGATGTGCCTGAATTTATCATTACCGGGTTTATCAACGATCCGGAAGGGAGTGATACAAACGCAGAGTACATTCAATGCAGGGCAACCACAAATATCAATTTCGCAACCACAAAATTTACCATTGTGACCACAAACAATGCAGGTGCCTCAGTTCCGATAGGTGTTCCTGTTGAGGGCTGGGCAACCGGACAGGTAAGAACGTATAAATTGGAACTCACTTCAGGAACTGTGTCCAGGGGAGAGATTTTTTACGTGGGGGCTTCCAATAAACTGATCAATGGTCCTTCTTCAACATCGATTGCCTCTGCGAAATGGATAAGGTCTGCAGCTTATAATGTTGCCAGTCCGTTCTTCAATTCAACAAATACAACCAGGGGCAATTCAACAACCAACCTGTTGGCCAATAGTGGCAATGCTTATGGTATGGCAGCCTTCCGTGGCATATCTATTGATAAAAACTCGGTTCCTATGGATGTAGTTTTTGTACACAATGGTGGAACTTTATATGATGCGGCAAATGGAGGAACAGGCTACAGAATCGGAAATACAGATGTTTATGATGTGATTGATCACAATAGTAACAGGCCTACACCATTTTATTTGTCAGGATCAAATACTTCAAGATTTGCCTATCAGCCCAATGCAGGGGCTCCTGATGGTTCAGGCCAGGGATATTTTTACGCCTTAGGTGGTACCTTCAATCTAACCCTGGGCAAGTGGACAAAAGCAAGGAGCAATGTTCACATTAAATTGACAAAGACTTCTTTAATTGAGGAAATCCAGACAACCAATGCCACTGAGATGGTTGGATTGTAA
- a CDS encoding SusD/RagB family nutrient-binding outer membrane lipoprotein: MKRNKNTIVYILLAGLGLSALSCTKDFNEVNTDPLGKEAVEAHQLMAPTMVNLMSTNMLRNRNFNNELMQVTVDLGDAEGKIFRYDIRANVADNTWNNWYVNLTNIVDMQKIASKPEKLNKSYQGISLIIQSWIYSLLTDTYGDVPFSEANNGREGNYQPKFDRQKDIYLGMFEKLEQANNLLKEGTAIVATSDAIYNGDVSKWRRLGNSLYLRLLLRVSAKTEVSSTVIAKIKEIIDTNPGNYPIMENNQHTAKLLWTGSNVSTALYTSPFMASIRANDFYVPAIGEFFIDNLVAWSDPRIIPSYGQNNINRFGIRPGTSGFVGVPSGYNPGSEPAKESRFYSSSDNVAINLQTDRYTGIIMNCAEVDFIIAEAAAKGWVSKDAGTYYLKGIADAINYWLPNVMPGGATDPAVLNYVDIAKIEWDNALPLESANANTLSKMLLIHQQKYYALFLVDFQQWFEYRRTSYPFLPKGPGMLNDKVMPARLNYPTITQSTNPTSYKEAVAAQGPDIIKTQVWWQKP; encoded by the coding sequence ATGAAAAGGAATAAAAATACGATTGTATATATACTTTTGGCGGGACTGGGCTTGTCGGCTTTGTCCTGTACAAAAGATTTTAATGAAGTAAATACAGACCCGCTGGGTAAAGAAGCCGTGGAAGCGCACCAGCTGATGGCGCCTACGATGGTGAACCTGATGTCGACCAATATGTTGCGTAACCGTAACTTCAACAACGAGTTAATGCAGGTAACCGTAGACCTTGGTGATGCGGAAGGTAAGATTTTCAGGTATGATATCAGGGCGAACGTAGCTGATAATACCTGGAACAACTGGTATGTCAATCTCACCAATATCGTTGATATGCAGAAGATTGCCAGTAAGCCTGAAAAATTAAACAAATCCTATCAGGGTATTTCATTGATCATTCAATCCTGGATATATTCATTATTGACAGATACCTACGGTGATGTGCCTTTTTCTGAAGCCAATAACGGCCGGGAAGGCAATTATCAACCTAAATTTGACAGGCAAAAGGATATTTACCTGGGGATGTTCGAAAAATTGGAACAGGCCAACAATTTGCTGAAAGAAGGTACCGCTATTGTTGCTACAAGTGATGCTATATATAACGGGGATGTATCCAAGTGGAGAAGGCTGGGCAATTCTTTGTACCTGAGGTTGTTGCTTCGTGTTTCAGCCAAGACAGAGGTGTCATCAACTGTTATTGCAAAAATAAAGGAAATAATTGATACCAATCCGGGCAATTACCCTATAATGGAAAACAACCAGCATACAGCCAAATTGTTGTGGACAGGCTCAAATGTCAGTACGGCTTTATACACCTCTCCTTTCATGGCCAGTATACGTGCTAATGATTTTTATGTGCCGGCTATAGGTGAATTTTTTATTGACAACCTGGTTGCATGGAGTGATCCGCGTATCATTCCCTCATATGGTCAGAACAATATCAATAGATTCGGGATTAGGCCTGGAACGAGTGGCTTTGTTGGTGTTCCAAGCGGCTATAACCCAGGAAGTGAGCCGGCTAAAGAATCCCGCTTTTACTCTTCCAGTGACAATGTGGCCATCAATTTGCAGACGGACAGGTATACGGGTATCATTATGAACTGTGCGGAGGTCGATTTCATTATCGCCGAAGCAGCAGCTAAGGGCTGGGTTAGTAAGGATGCAGGAACGTATTATCTAAAGGGAATTGCAGACGCGATCAATTACTGGTTGCCTAACGTTATGCCCGGCGGTGCTACAGACCCTGCAGTGCTTAACTATGTAGATATTGCGAAAATTGAATGGGACAATGCCCTGCCTCTGGAAAGCGCAAACGCCAACACGTTGAGCAAAATGTTGCTGATCCATCAGCAAAAATATTATGCATTGTTTCTTGTTGATTTTCAACAATGGTTCGAATACCGTCGAACTTCCTATCCCTTCCTGCCAAAGGGGCCTGGCATGCTTAACGACAAAGTGATGCCGGCACGTTTGAATTATCCGACAATTACACAGTCAACTAATCCGACCAGTTATAAAGAAGCGGTGGCCGCTCAGGGGCCAGATATTATTAAGACACAGGTTTGGTGGCAAAAGCCTTAA
- a CDS encoding SusC/RagA family TonB-linked outer membrane protein produces the protein MLKAGTGLLESNLFQQETVTVKGTVKDAGDGSGLPGVTISDNQKKVLGVTDGNGVFTVKVVKGTEIAFNMIGYIQVKRMVNVATSTMVVNMNSSSSDLNEVVVTALGIKREEKSLGYAVTKVDSTELTNAISSNWTDALSGKVAGLNLVRNSGPAASNKIILRGENNLTGDNEALIVIDGVVASSSSRRSAATGGGVYGTSGDIMPVDFGSGLNDLNPDDIESVTVLKGPAASALYGQRGANGAIIITTKSAAKNRKTMGINFTSNSAWEDINRGPARQNEFGAGTDGTTTYQFGTGSTSSSYGPAFSENYMFYQYDPLTKQKGVDKTPWVGYGDPVDQFFITGFESTNSVSLDGTFKKVGLRLSASHGENEWIVPNTGLERTTVALNANTNLTKKLSINLKAQYSNRHSDNLPATGYGNQSLMYWFMFAQPNINTDWYRDYWAPGLENRQFVNLTTSFPEGPYAISEQYLNPQRRNGWLGNLQANYKFTKEFSLMVRASADYNQDTRETIRPWDTSSGGRFAQGSYRVAGIKSYEISADFMLKYDKKINKDFHMTVSAGGSQMRNEYRRLEKRADGLLIPGVYSLDNSISPLVYVPDTSRYRINSFYGIGSLSYKNYLFLDLTARQDWNSTLATATRTDNVGFFYPSASLAFVASDYWKLPKAFSFAKVRASVAQVGSGSTTPYRTAYNYLIAANNVYPDSAMTNPNILPNPNLKPLITTTIELGLDIKLFKSRLNFDLAVYTGNTKNQILSRIIDRSTGYNVGIFNVGRVDNKGIELAVNGSPIKTKSFAWTLNGTFTANRNKIRELADSSVVLRTGGFGNAGQIVATVGGSMGDLYGTGFQRSPDGQIIFDQTTGFAKPNANIEYLGNTLPKFRFSFGTGVTYRNLSMNVLFDAQLGAVGHSFTFSRMASMGKSTVTLPGRYNGIVGTGVIDNGDGTYRPNDVIATDLEGYYNALYYNVAQGGIFRTDYLKFREANLTYAFSKRLVQSLGMSKLTLGVYGRNLFIWSPWPAFDPEFGTLAGSDIQQGFETGQLPSTRTYGVRLVMGI, from the coding sequence ATGCTTAAGGCAGGAACCGGTTTGCTGGAAAGCAACCTGTTTCAGCAGGAAACAGTTACTGTAAAAGGAACTGTTAAAGATGCTGGCGATGGCAGCGGTTTACCAGGTGTTACCATTTCAGATAACCAAAAGAAAGTTCTGGGTGTAACAGATGGAAATGGTGTTTTTACTGTAAAAGTAGTAAAGGGCACTGAAATTGCATTTAACATGATCGGCTATATCCAGGTAAAACGGATGGTCAATGTTGCAACCAGTACAATGGTTGTGAACATGAACAGTTCCAGCAGTGATCTTAATGAGGTAGTGGTTACCGCGTTAGGTATCAAAAGGGAAGAAAAATCACTGGGTTACGCTGTTACCAAGGTTGACAGTACTGAACTGACCAATGCAATTTCCAGTAACTGGACCGATGCTTTATCGGGTAAGGTGGCAGGTTTGAACCTGGTTCGCAATAGTGGCCCTGCTGCTTCAAACAAAATTATCCTGCGTGGGGAAAATAACCTTACAGGTGACAACGAAGCACTGATCGTTATCGATGGAGTTGTGGCCAGCAGTAGCTCAAGGCGCAGCGCAGCAACGGGCGGTGGTGTATATGGAACATCTGGAGACATTATGCCCGTGGATTTTGGCAGTGGTTTGAACGATTTAAACCCTGATGACATTGAAAGTGTTACGGTGTTAAAAGGACCGGCAGCTTCTGCGCTATATGGACAACGGGGTGCCAATGGTGCAATTATTATCACCACAAAATCGGCCGCCAAAAACAGGAAGACGATGGGCATCAATTTTACCTCAAACAGTGCCTGGGAAGATATCAACCGCGGCCCTGCAAGGCAGAATGAATTCGGGGCGGGTACAGATGGCACTACTACTTATCAGTTTGGAACAGGAAGCACCAGTTCCAGTTATGGGCCGGCCTTCTCAGAAAATTATATGTTTTACCAGTATGATCCCCTTACCAAACAAAAAGGGGTTGACAAAACACCATGGGTAGGGTACGGAGACCCGGTAGATCAGTTTTTTATTACAGGTTTCGAATCTACCAACTCTGTAAGCTTAGATGGTACCTTTAAAAAGGTAGGCTTGCGTTTGTCTGCCAGCCACGGCGAAAATGAATGGATTGTTCCCAATACAGGGCTGGAAAGAACTACAGTAGCGTTGAATGCCAATACCAATTTAACCAAGAAACTAAGTATCAATTTAAAAGCACAATACAGTAACAGGCATAGCGATAATTTACCAGCCACGGGCTATGGTAACCAATCGCTGATGTATTGGTTTATGTTTGCGCAGCCAAATATCAATACCGATTGGTATAGGGACTACTGGGCTCCGGGGCTTGAAAACCGCCAGTTTGTTAACCTAACCACATCTTTCCCTGAAGGACCTTATGCAATTTCTGAACAATATCTGAACCCGCAAAGACGTAACGGCTGGCTGGGTAACCTACAGGCCAACTACAAGTTTACAAAGGAATTTAGTTTGATGGTGCGCGCATCTGCTGATTATAATCAGGATACCAGGGAAACTATACGCCCCTGGGATACTTCTTCGGGAGGAAGGTTTGCACAAGGTTCATACCGTGTAGCCGGTATTAAATCCTATGAGATCAGCGCTGATTTTATGCTGAAATATGACAAGAAGATCAATAAGGATTTTCATATGACTGTGAGCGCTGGTGGTAGTCAGATGCGTAATGAATACCGCAGGTTGGAAAAACGTGCTGATGGACTTTTAATTCCTGGTGTTTATAGTTTAGACAACAGCATCAGTCCTTTGGTATATGTTCCGGATACCTCACGCTACAGGATTAATAGTTTTTATGGAATAGGTTCGTTGTCGTATAAAAATTACCTCTTTCTGGATTTAACTGCCCGTCAGGACTGGAACAGTACATTGGCAACTGCAACCAGAACTGATAATGTCGGCTTTTTCTATCCATCGGCAAGTCTTGCTTTTGTAGCTTCAGATTACTGGAAACTGCCAAAGGCATTCAGCTTTGCCAAGGTGAGGGCGTCTGTCGCTCAGGTGGGTAGTGGCAGTACTACACCTTATCGTACCGCTTATAACTATCTTATTGCTGCAAATAACGTATATCCGGATAGTGCGATGACCAATCCAAATATTTTGCCAAATCCAAATCTGAAACCATTGATTACAACTACCATAGAGTTGGGCCTGGATATCAAGTTATTTAAAAGCCGTTTGAATTTTGACCTGGCAGTATATACAGGTAATACAAAGAACCAGATACTTAGCCGTATCATCGACCGTTCTACCGGTTACAATGTTGGTATTTTTAACGTGGGACGGGTGGACAATAAGGGGATTGAGCTTGCTGTGAACGGAAGCCCGATAAAAACCAAATCTTTTGCCTGGACTTTGAACGGTACTTTCACCGCCAACCGTAATAAAATACGGGAACTCGCCGACAGTTCTGTAGTGCTGCGTACCGGAGGCTTTGGTAATGCAGGGCAGATTGTAGCCACCGTAGGTGGAAGCATGGGTGATTTATACGGAACAGGTTTTCAGCGTTCTCCAGACGGACAGATTATTTTCGATCAGACCACAGGCTTTGCCAAGCCTAATGCCAATATTGAATATTTAGGTAATACTTTGCCTAAATTCAGGTTCAGTTTTGGTACTGGTGTTACTTACAGGAATTTGAGTATGAACGTTTTATTTGACGCTCAGCTGGGTGCTGTAGGCCATTCCTTTACTTTTTCGAGGATGGCTTCAATGGGTAAGTCGACAGTAACATTGCCAGGTAGGTATAACGGTATTGTTGGCACTGGTGTAATTGATAATGGTGATGGAACCTATCGCCCTAACGATGTGATTGCTACAGACCTTGAAGGTTACTATAATGCCTTGTATTATAATGTAGCGCAAGGTGGTATTTTCCGTACGGATTACCTGAAATTCAGAGAAGCTAACTTAACTTATGCGTTCAGCAAGCGACTGGTACAGAGCTTGGGCATGAGCAAACTCACTTTAGGTGTTTATGGACGTAACCTGTTTATATGGTCGCCTTGGCCGGCATTCGATCCTGAGTTTGGAACTTTAGCCGGATCTGATATCCAGCAAGGCTTTGAAACCGGGCAGCTGCCTTCTACCCGGACTTATGGTGTACGTTTAGTTATGGGCATTTAA
- a CDS encoding glycerol-3-phosphate dehydrogenase/oxidase, which produces MVFSRDSFIELVEKQKDWDVIVIGGGATGLGTAVDAASRGYRTLLLEQSDFAKGTSSRSTKLVHGGVRYLAQGDVALVYEALHERGLLLKNAPHLVKDQEFIIPVYSWLSKYKYLIGLKLYDLLAGRSGFKKSSFLSADKVLAAIPGLKADGLKGGVSYSDGQFDDARLALNLAQTTAEYGGVLLNYARVTGLTKQNEEVAGLSFTDTENGKSYTLNAKIVINATGVFVDEILKMDVPSGKAIVRPSQGAHVVLDASFLKGDSALMIPKTPDGRVLFAVPWHGKVLVGTTDTPLNEHSLEPKPLDEEIEFILTTAGKYLTKEPARVDVLAAFAGLRPLAAPGKDTDSTKEISRSHKLIISKSGMITITGGKWTTYRRMAMDVVDKAIALGKLDARRCITQDVKIHGYVAKMRTDDLGLYGADAEGIRQLMKERPELNVRLDPDFKYLKAEVVWMVKNEMVRTIEDVLSRRMRLLFLDAKGALVLAPAVARIMAEEMGKTEDWVEAQVEAFTVLAAQYLLYTPAQENDGIHKVKATA; this is translated from the coding sequence ATGGTGTTTAGCCGAGATTCATTCATAGAACTGGTAGAAAAGCAGAAAGATTGGGATGTCATTGTTATTGGTGGCGGTGCAACCGGACTGGGTACAGCTGTGGACGCTGCAAGCAGGGGTTACCGTACTTTGCTGCTGGAGCAGTCTGATTTTGCGAAAGGCACATCCAGCCGGAGTACCAAGCTGGTGCATGGCGGGGTAAGGTATTTGGCCCAAGGTGACGTGGCCCTGGTGTATGAAGCGTTGCATGAACGTGGTTTGCTGCTTAAAAATGCACCGCACCTGGTTAAAGATCAGGAGTTTATTATACCGGTGTATTCCTGGTTGTCGAAATATAAATACCTGATCGGTTTAAAGCTGTACGATTTGCTGGCGGGCAGAAGCGGCTTTAAAAAGTCTTCATTTCTTTCGGCTGATAAGGTGCTGGCTGCAATCCCTGGTTTAAAAGCGGATGGGCTAAAAGGAGGGGTGAGTTATAGTGACGGGCAATTTGATGATGCCCGGCTTGCCTTGAACCTGGCGCAGACTACCGCAGAATATGGCGGGGTTTTGCTGAACTATGCCAGGGTAACCGGATTGACGAAGCAAAATGAAGAAGTTGCCGGTCTCAGTTTTACAGACACAGAAAACGGAAAAAGTTATACGCTAAACGCAAAAATTGTGATTAACGCAACGGGTGTATTTGTGGATGAGATCCTGAAAATGGATGTGCCATCTGGCAAGGCGATTGTAAGGCCTAGTCAGGGTGCACACGTAGTGCTCGATGCCTCTTTTTTGAAAGGGGATAGCGCCTTGATGATCCCTAAGACACCAGATGGGCGGGTGTTGTTTGCGGTGCCATGGCATGGGAAAGTACTCGTGGGAACTACGGATACGCCTTTAAATGAACACAGCCTGGAACCAAAGCCACTGGATGAAGAGATTGAATTTATTTTAACAACAGCTGGTAAATACCTGACAAAAGAACCTGCAAGGGTAGATGTGCTTGCTGCTTTTGCCGGTTTAAGGCCGCTGGCGGCCCCGGGCAAAGATACTGACAGTACCAAGGAGATTTCCAGGAGCCATAAACTGATCATAAGTAAGTCGGGCATGATTACCATTACGGGAGGAAAATGGACTACTTACCGTAGGATGGCAATGGATGTAGTAGACAAGGCAATCGCGCTTGGGAAGCTGGATGCGAGAAGATGCATAACCCAGGATGTTAAGATACATGGTTATGTTGCAAAAATGCGGACTGATGATCTGGGTTTGTATGGCGCAGATGCAGAAGGAATCAGGCAACTGATGAAGGAACGGCCGGAACTGAACGTTCGTCTGGATCCTGATTTTAAATACTTAAAAGCAGAGGTGGTGTGGATGGTCAAAAACGAAATGGTGCGTACGATTGAAGATGTGCTTTCGCGCAGGATGCGCCTGCTTTTCCTGGATGCAAAGGGGGCTTTGGTGCTTGCGCCGGCTGTTGCCCGGATAATGGCAGAGGAGATGGGAAAGACTGAAGATTGGGTAGAAGCGCAGGTGGAAGCTTTTACTGTCCTTGCAGCACAGTATTTATTGTATACACCTGCGCAGGAAAATGACGGTATTCATAAAGTAAAGGCAACGGCCTAA
- a CDS encoding DeoR/GlpR family DNA-binding transcription regulator → MINIAERHQYILNKIQTDGNIDVKSLCKKLKVSSVTIRKDLKLLEDKNLLFRTHGGATLNNPYTVDRPVNEKEHLQTSEKMRIGTLAAELIEANDSIIIASGTTVLAMARCIKPKGNLTVITSALNVALELLHHNDIEIIQLGGLLRKSSSSVAGPYSDNVLGNVFCSKLYLGVDGIDLEFGLTTTNAYEAHLNRQMIDSSQKVIVLADSTKFGKRGFGRICGIEEVDHIITDSGISDQMHKSLLGLGIKVSII, encoded by the coding sequence ATGATCAACATAGCTGAAAGACATCAATATATTTTAAATAAAATCCAGACAGACGGCAACATCGACGTAAAGTCGCTCTGCAAAAAACTAAAAGTTTCCTCTGTTACAATCCGGAAGGACCTGAAACTACTTGAAGACAAAAACCTTCTGTTCAGAACACACGGCGGGGCAACGCTGAATAACCCATACACAGTCGACAGACCTGTAAATGAAAAGGAACACCTGCAAACTTCAGAAAAAATGAGGATTGGGACACTGGCGGCGGAACTGATCGAAGCCAATGATTCCATCATTATTGCCTCCGGCACAACCGTGCTTGCTATGGCACGCTGCATCAAACCCAAGGGCAACCTTACAGTCATCACCTCAGCCTTAAATGTAGCACTTGAACTGCTGCACCACAACGATATCGAGATCATCCAACTGGGCGGACTTTTGAGAAAAAGCTCATCTTCTGTTGCAGGCCCTTATTCCGACAATGTACTCGGCAATGTTTTCTGCAGCAAGTTATACCTGGGTGTAGATGGTATAGACCTCGAATTCGGCTTAACCACTACCAATGCCTATGAAGCCCACCTGAACCGCCAGATGATAGATTCATCCCAAAAAGTCATTGTATTGGCCGACTCTACCAAATTCGGGAAGAGAGGCTTCGGCAGGATCTGCGGGATTGAAGAAGTAGACCATATCATTACCGACAGCGGCATATCTGATCAGATGCACAAAAGCCTGCTGGGACTAGGCATTAAGGTCTCCATTATTTAG
- a CDS encoding IPT/TIG domain-containing protein, with translation MKNHRKYLKRCFITFLWLCFSSFCFLSCKREKEDPSKKHDSSKPIVLTSFYPNEGGARDKILLDGENFGDDPSKIKVYFNNAKASVVSSSGNRIYAIVPRLPGDNPHISVVIGKDSVVYKENFTYHIQAQVSTVTGNGQKNFKPGTLSEAEVYGKYLELDAEGNIFMSWRDGGNPATFGVARINEKQNIVTPLIESVATGRILYANGLTVDRATGMLTAAHESTKEVIFTFDPREAWYPRQRNLKYSTADYNSIVTADLYKNFVTYCPYDGYLYTRYRDGKVAKIDPRTFEAKIVHQGPYGSQYGQAINPKKPWLLYITLTTNATPTNFRQGISVLDLRDPNGSGGFKRLNAPGGSAFRDGPLADALFNDPKEIKFDNNGNMFVADYGNHCIRMVSADNIVTTVAGQPGKSGYKDGGPVESLFNQPWGVAVNEQGDIYIADWSNARIRKLVIE, from the coding sequence ATGAAAAATCACCGAAAGTATTTGAAAAGGTGTTTTATCACCTTTCTATGGCTGTGCTTCAGTTCGTTTTGTTTTCTATCTTGCAAACGCGAAAAAGAAGACCCAAGTAAAAAACACGATTCTTCAAAGCCGATAGTTCTTACCTCCTTTTATCCCAATGAGGGAGGAGCCCGGGATAAGATACTTTTAGACGGGGAAAACTTTGGAGATGACCCAAGTAAAATCAAGGTCTATTTTAACAATGCGAAAGCTTCAGTTGTCTCTTCAAGCGGAAATCGGATTTATGCCATCGTACCCAGACTTCCGGGCGATAACCCCCATATCTCTGTAGTTATTGGTAAAGATTCGGTCGTTTACAAAGAGAACTTCACCTACCACATTCAGGCTCAGGTTAGCACCGTTACTGGCAACGGGCAAAAAAACTTTAAGCCAGGAACACTTTCTGAAGCTGAAGTTTATGGTAAATACCTGGAACTAGATGCCGAAGGCAATATATTCATGTCCTGGCGGGATGGAGGAAACCCAGCTACCTTTGGTGTAGCCCGAATAAATGAGAAGCAAAATATAGTGACCCCGCTGATTGAATCTGTCGCAACCGGTCGTATCTTATATGCCAATGGCCTGACCGTGGACCGCGCCACCGGAATGTTGACCGCTGCTCATGAGTCTACCAAGGAAGTGATTTTCACCTTTGACCCACGGGAAGCCTGGTATCCTCGGCAACGGAACCTCAAATACTCCACGGCAGATTATAACTCAATCGTCACTGCAGATTTGTACAAAAACTTTGTAACATATTGTCCTTATGACGGCTATCTTTACACGAGATATAGAGATGGAAAGGTTGCAAAAATAGACCCCCGGACGTTCGAAGCGAAAATTGTTCATCAAGGGCCTTATGGATCGCAATATGGTCAGGCGATCAATCCAAAAAAACCATGGCTCCTGTACATAACCCTCACCACAAATGCCACACCGACCAATTTCAGACAAGGTATTTCGGTACTGGATCTTCGTGACCCTAACGGATCAGGAGGTTTTAAGCGACTCAATGCTCCTGGTGGGAGTGCCTTTCGCGATGGTCCATTGGCAGATGCGCTATTCAACGATCCTAAAGAGATTAAGTTCGACAACAATGGGAACATGTTTGTTGCAGACTATGGCAACCACTGTATCCGCATGGTATCAGCTGATAATATTGTAACAACTGTAGCAGGCCAGCCGGGCAAATCTGGCTATAAAGACGGCGGACCTGTTGAATCTCTGTTTAATCAACCCTGGGGAGTGGCCGTCAACGAGCAGGGCGACATCTACATTGCAGACTGGAGCAATGCCCGGATACGTAAATTAGTTATTGAATAA